The proteins below come from a single Natranaerofaba carboxydovora genomic window:
- the prmA gene encoding 50S ribosomal protein L11 methyltransferase gives MSNDKKWAELTIKTNRMAEEAVNNILYQYGINGVVIREDSESMGKDVFSEPILIKSYLPYDTFLENKLDELRTRILKLNKYGFQIGENDIIIKFLDENNWLESWKSFFKPKIIGSVVIKPTWEEIPSKSEDKIVIELNPEMAFGTGLHPTTEACLKFIQSCLTPGETVLDLGSGSGILSIAAAKLGARKAYAYDIAPEAYKVTQNNAELNEVYDRIEAKKCDVTKVKYPEVNLVVANLHTKILLNLFDKIYSSILSEGHLIVSGIIDSRREDIVGEATKSGFSVIDEVVKKEWLTLLLKKA, from the coding sequence ATGAGTAATGATAAAAAATGGGCAGAGCTAACAATTAAAACAAATAGAATGGCAGAAGAAGCTGTAAATAATATCTTATATCAATACGGAATAAATGGAGTTGTTATAAGGGAAGATAGCGAGTCGATGGGGAAGGATGTCTTTTCTGAACCCATCTTGATAAAAAGCTATCTTCCCTATGATACTTTTTTGGAAAATAAACTAGATGAATTAAGAACTCGTATATTAAAGTTAAATAAGTATGGATTTCAGATAGGCGAAAATGACATAATAATAAAGTTCTTAGACGAAAATAACTGGCTTGAGAGCTGGAAAAGCTTCTTCAAGCCTAAAATTATTGGATCGGTAGTTATAAAGCCTACCTGGGAAGAAATCCCTTCTAAATCAGAGGATAAGATAGTAATAGAGTTAAATCCCGAAATGGCTTTTGGTACAGGGCTTCATCCTACTACTGAAGCATGTTTGAAATTTATACAGTCCTGTCTTACTCCTGGAGAAACAGTACTAGACCTTGGGTCGGGTTCTGGAATACTATCGATAGCAGCTGCCAAACTAGGTGCTAGGAAAGCTTATGCTTATGATATAGCACCCGAGGCATATAAAGTTACTCAAAATAATGCTGAACTTAATGAAGTTTATGACAGAATCGAAGCCAAAAAATGCGATGTAACGAAAGTAAAATATCCCGAGGTTAACCTGGTTGTAGCTAACTTACATACAAAGATTTTATTAAACTTATTTGATAAAATTTATTCATCTATCTTATCTGAGGGTCACCTTATTGTGTCTGGTATTATCGACTCAAGGCGAGAAGATATAGTTGGTGAAGCAACAAAAAGTGGTTTTTCGGTGATAGATGAAGTAGTTAAAAAGGAGTGGTTAACGTTACTTCTAAAAAAAGCATAG
- the yqfC gene encoding sporulation protein YqfC translates to MYKNKKIFKAKNLFSEFFELPKDIVLDLPRISIIGNLQFYVENHRGIIEYNDKVIRIGIRNGELVIEGSGLGIKNIHPHEILIEGTIENINFSQ, encoded by the coding sequence ATGTATAAGAATAAAAAAATATTTAAAGCTAAAAATTTATTTTCTGAGTTTTTTGAACTACCTAAAGACATTGTTTTAGACCTCCCAAGAATTAGTATAATTGGAAATTTGCAGTTTTATGTGGAAAACCACAGGGGGATTATTGAGTACAATGATAAAGTGATTCGCATTGGTATAAGAAACGGGGAATTAGTGATAGAAGGCAGTGGTCTTGGAATAAAAAATATTCATCCTCATGAAATCCTTATTGAAGGAACTATAGAAAATATAAATTTTAGTCAATAA
- the dnaJ gene encoding molecular chaperone DnaJ, with product MTQRDLYEILGVSRDASQDEIKKAYRKLARKYHPDVNPDNEEAEKKFKEIQKAYEVLGDDKKRQRYDQFGHAGVDEDAQHGGFGGQDFGDFGGFGGFEDIFDAFFGGGFSGGGSRRQRPRRGSDLLYRLELEFEEAVFGAEKEAEIPRTESCEKCEGSGAKPGTSPETCPTCEGRGEIRQAKQTPLGQFVNVSPCNACGGDGKIIKDKCPECHGEGKVVRRRKVKLNIPEGVDEGNRLRVAGEGQAGSRGGPPGDLYVEISVKPHEYFEREGNDIYYEANISFPLAAIGGEIEVPTLEGKAKLKVPEGTGNGATFKLKNQGVPTRRGRGHQYVKINVEVPKKLNAEQKNILKDFAKSMGEEIPDDKSFIGRVRDTFGGKG from the coding sequence ATGACACAGCGCGATCTATACGAAATTCTGGGGGTTTCAAGGGATGCATCCCAGGATGAGATAAAAAAAGCATATCGTAAGCTGGCCCGCAAATACCACCCCGATGTAAATCCTGACAATGAAGAAGCGGAAAAAAAGTTTAAAGAGATACAGAAAGCTTATGAAGTTTTAGGTGATGATAAAAAGAGGCAAAGATACGACCAGTTTGGCCATGCTGGTGTAGATGAGGATGCGCAGCATGGAGGATTTGGCGGTCAGGATTTTGGTGACTTCGGTGGTTTTGGCGGTTTTGAAGATATATTCGATGCTTTTTTTGGAGGCGGTTTTTCTGGTGGTGGTTCCAGAAGACAAAGACCCAGGAGAGGGTCGGACCTTCTCTATAGATTAGAGCTAGAATTCGAAGAGGCAGTTTTTGGGGCAGAAAAGGAAGCAGAAATTCCTAGGACAGAAAGCTGTGAAAAATGTGAAGGTTCGGGTGCTAAACCTGGAACATCACCTGAAACCTGTCCTACCTGTGAAGGAAGGGGAGAGATTCGTCAAGCCAAGCAAACTCCCCTTGGACAGTTTGTAAATGTTTCGCCTTGTAACGCCTGTGGTGGCGATGGAAAAATTATTAAAGACAAGTGCCCAGAATGTCATGGTGAAGGAAAGGTAGTTAGAAGGAGAAAGGTTAAACTAAACATTCCTGAAGGAGTAGACGAAGGTAATAGGTTAAGAGTTGCAGGAGAAGGCCAGGCAGGTAGCAGAGGCGGGCCACCAGGAGACTTATATGTAGAGATTAGTGTAAAACCTCATGAATACTTTGAAAGAGAAGGTAATGATATATACTATGAGGCAAATATAAGCTTTCCTTTGGCAGCTATAGGTGGAGAAATTGAGGTTCCTACTTTAGAAGGAAAAGCCAAGTTAAAAGTACCTGAAGGTACGGGTAATGGTGCGACTTTTAAATTGAAAAACCAAGGTGTTCCTACAAGAAGAGGCAGGGGACATCAGTATGTTAAGATCAATGTTGAAGTGCCCAAAAAACTAAATGCAGAACAAAAGAACATTTTGAAGGATTTTGCAAAGAGTATGGGGGAAGAGATCCCTGATGACAAATCTTTCATTGGAAGAGTAAGGGATACTTTTGGTGGAAAAGGATAG
- the yqfD gene encoding sporulation protein YqfD: MVHYLNLLYYIIGYVKIELRGIGMEKFLNMAVNQGVLFWDVKRKKDSIQLKTTLKDFAELRKIAKKTDCHFSIIVKKGLPFYFKKMNKRKGLVFGCILFVAILYYLSSFVWFIQVEGNQTVASEKILDMTEKHGLRPGIKKDEIDTLALAKEITAEDDRLVWAGIEISGTRALVEVVEREEEEENFQGYGDIVALEKGEIEKIIALSGYPLVDVGDEVKKDEILIAGRIVPTKIEEEQPYIDYEDLQEYPRVEAKGFVYGTMVFENKVEVLLERKVEQRTSNEYVRRGIKIGDRTFYLDLQDVPYLEYDVEKIETQKITEGFRAPFNLVKKVYYETEEVIEKLSKKEAREEARELLLEELEEQIPANSEVIDIDFKDAEIENNKLRKELEITIEGNMGKLKSF, translated from the coding sequence ATGGTGCATTATCTAAATTTATTGTATTATATTATAGGTTATGTTAAAATTGAGCTTCGCGGAATTGGAATGGAAAAGTTCTTAAATATGGCAGTTAACCAGGGCGTTTTATTTTGGGATGTTAAAAGAAAAAAAGATAGTATTCAACTAAAAACCACATTAAAAGATTTTGCTGAATTAAGGAAAATCGCCAAGAAAACTGACTGTCATTTTAGCATTATTGTAAAAAAAGGTCTTCCCTTTTATTTTAAAAAAATGAATAAGCGAAAGGGTTTAGTTTTTGGCTGTATTTTATTTGTTGCAATACTGTATTATCTTTCTTCATTTGTTTGGTTCATCCAGGTAGAAGGAAACCAAACTGTTGCAAGCGAAAAGATATTAGATATGACAGAAAAACATGGTTTAAGGCCGGGGATAAAAAAAGATGAAATTGATACATTAGCACTCGCAAAAGAGATAACTGCAGAGGATGATAGGCTGGTTTGGGCAGGGATAGAAATTAGTGGTACGAGGGCTCTTGTTGAAGTTGTTGAAAGAGAAGAAGAGGAAGAAAACTTTCAGGGTTATGGCGACATTGTTGCTTTAGAAAAAGGAGAAATAGAAAAAATTATTGCACTATCTGGTTATCCTCTAGTTGATGTGGGAGATGAAGTCAAAAAAGATGAAATTCTTATTGCAGGAAGAATAGTGCCTACAAAGATTGAAGAAGAACAGCCTTATATAGATTACGAAGATTTACAAGAATATCCAAGAGTTGAAGCAAAAGGCTTTGTTTATGGTACAATGGTATTTGAAAACAAAGTTGAAGTTTTGCTTGAAAGAAAAGTAGAACAAAGAACATCAAATGAATATGTTAGGCGTGGAATAAAAATTGGTGATCGAACATTCTATTTGGACTTGCAAGATGTTCCGTATTTAGAGTATGATGTAGAAAAAATAGAAACACAAAAAATAACCGAGGGGTTTAGAGCTCCTTTTAACCTAGTTAAAAAAGTATACTATGAGACAGAAGAAGTAATTGAAAAATTATCTAAGAAAGAAGCTAGAGAAGAAGCTAGGGAACTGCTTCTAGAGGAGTTAGAAGAGCAAATTCCAGCTAACTCAGAAGTGATTGACATAGATTTTAAAGATGCAGAAATTGAAAATAATAAGCTTAGGAAAGAACTTGAGATAACAATAGAAGGTAATATGGGCAAATTAAAAAGTTTTTAA
- the grpE gene encoding nucleotide exchange factor GrpE: protein MNVDKGTKNDKEKEKENEVSEDYEKEEQEVEELEELEAEEIEEGLLSYEEQEKLIKEKQEYFERLQRLQAEFDNYKKRMSTEREKDKKYGAEDVMKGILPVLDNFERALSNIEENEEKTEENEGFYQGVKMIYDQLVETLEQNGLEKIEAEGEKFDPNYHEAVMMVESEEHSKNTVVEELQKGYLLHDKLLRASMVKVSK, encoded by the coding sequence ATGAATGTTGATAAAGGTACCAAGAATGATAAAGAGAAAGAGAAAGAGAATGAAGTTAGCGAGGATTATGAAAAAGAAGAACAAGAAGTGGAAGAACTAGAAGAATTAGAGGCAGAAGAAATTGAAGAAGGACTTTTATCTTATGAAGAACAGGAAAAGCTTATAAAAGAAAAACAGGAGTATTTTGAAAGATTGCAGCGACTGCAAGCCGAATTTGATAATTATAAAAAAAGAATGTCAACAGAAAGGGAAAAAGATAAAAAATATGGCGCAGAAGATGTGATGAAAGGGATATTGCCTGTCCTTGATAACTTTGAAAGGGCTTTATCTAATATTGAAGAAAATGAAGAAAAGACTGAAGAGAATGAAGGTTTTTATCAGGGTGTAAAAATGATTTATGATCAGTTAGTGGAGACCTTAGAGCAAAATGGATTAGAGAAGATTGAAGCTGAAGGAGAGAAATTTGACCCTAATTATCATGAGGCAGTTATGATGGTTGAGAGTGAAGAGCACTCAAAAAATACTGTGGTTGAAGAACTGCAAAAGGGTTATCTATTACATGATAAGCTTCTAAGAGCTAGCATGGTTAAAGTTTCAAAATAA
- the rpsU gene encoding 30S ribosomal protein S21, translating into MARVNVKKNETIESALRRFNKKCSKSGIRSEIKKREYYEKPSDKRKKRDEKRKKQKK; encoded by the coding sequence GTGGCTAGAGTTAATGTTAAGAAAAATGAAACTATAGAAAGCGCTTTGAGAAGATTTAATAAAAAGTGCTCTAAAAGCGGTATTAGAAGTGAAATCAAGAAAAGAGAGTACTATGAAAAGCCTAGTGATAAGCGTAAAAAGAGAGACGAAAAACGAAAAAAACAAAAGAAGTAA
- the hrcA gene encoding heat-inducible transcriptional repressor HrcA, producing the protein MELPERKKRILEAIITYYIRYAEPVGSRSLSRLYNFGISPATIRNEMADLEEMGFLAQPHTSAGRVPSETGYRFFVDELVKSRRFLELRKQGRKYLINRLKEEKAQGIEEIIRLTAQILSEITNYTSLVFGPQVTKSSFNQMRFIPLKDNKALMVVVTDMGLIEDKTIDLPEELNVEEVERVVEYLNKRLKGLTIDEINRDLFLSELRSEVVRKAGILDEALNMLSGSQRLKGNIVLDGRTNILDQPEFKDMEKVRKILSIFEREEILIDLMSDFDDIVVRIGRENPVEEVKDCSLITASYEVHGKSVGTIGVLGPKRMNYSEVIAIVTQIAKELGLALKHQGE; encoded by the coding sequence ATGGAACTACCCGAAAGGAAAAAGAGAATTTTGGAGGCTATTATTACCTATTATATTCGCTACGCTGAGCCTGTTGGTTCAAGGTCGCTTTCGCGCCTTTATAACTTTGGGATAAGTCCTGCAACTATAAGGAACGAAATGGCTGACTTAGAAGAGATGGGGTTTTTGGCTCAACCCCATACTTCGGCAGGACGGGTGCCTAGCGAAACCGGCTACAGATTCTTTGTTGATGAACTAGTTAAATCAAGGAGGTTTTTAGAACTTAGAAAACAAGGAAGAAAGTATTTAATTAACAGACTAAAAGAGGAAAAAGCACAGGGTATTGAGGAGATAATACGCCTAACTGCACAAATACTATCTGAAATAACCAATTATACTTCTCTAGTGTTTGGACCACAGGTGACAAAAAGTTCTTTTAACCAGATGAGGTTTATACCGCTAAAAGACAATAAAGCACTGATGGTTGTAGTAACAGATATGGGGTTGATAGAAGACAAAACTATTGATCTACCTGAAGAACTAAATGTGGAAGAAGTAGAAAGAGTAGTAGAATATCTAAACAAAAGGCTAAAGGGACTGACAATAGATGAAATAAACAGGGACCTCTTTCTAAGTGAGTTGAGATCAGAAGTCGTTAGAAAAGCTGGTATTTTGGATGAAGCATTAAATATGTTATCAGGAAGCCAAAGACTAAAAGGTAATATTGTCCTTGACGGTAGGACTAATATTTTGGATCAACCAGAATTTAAAGATATGGAAAAAGTCCGTAAAATCTTATCAATTTTTGAAAGAGAAGAAATTCTGATTGACCTAATGTCTGACTTTGATGATATAGTTGTAAGGATTGGTAGGGAAAACCCTGTGGAAGAGGTTAAAGATTGCAGCTTGATTACGGCAAGCTATGAAGTTCACGGCAAAAGTGTAGGTACTATAGGAGTTCTAGGACCAAAACGGATGAACTATTCAGAAGTTATTGCCATTGTTACACAAATTGCTAAGGAATTAGGTTTGGCATTAAAACATCAGGGTGAGTAA
- a CDS encoding GatB/YqeY domain-containing protein — MGIKDLLNEDMKKAMKEKNKSKLSVIRMLRSEIHNKEINKGNELTEDEINELIFKEVKKLKDSLVDYENSNRDDLVKALENEIAVLEEYLPDKLSEEEIRKIIDEAIDKTGAKTKNDIGKLMKEVMPKVKGKAEGKLVNRIALEQIES; from the coding sequence ATGGGTATAAAAGATCTGCTTAACGAAGATATGAAGAAGGCTATGAAAGAAAAAAATAAATCAAAGCTTTCAGTCATAAGAATGTTACGTTCTGAAATCCACAATAAAGAAATAAATAAAGGTAATGAGTTGACAGAAGATGAAATAAATGAGCTGATCTTTAAAGAGGTTAAAAAATTAAAAGACTCTCTTGTAGATTATGAAAATTCAAATAGGGATGATTTAGTAAAAGCACTTGAAAATGAAATTGCAGTACTAGAAGAGTATTTACCAGATAAATTATCAGAAGAGGAAATAAGGAAAATCATTGATGAAGCAATTGATAAAACAGGGGCCAAAACCAAAAATGATATAGGAAAGCTTATGAAAGAAGTAATGCCTAAAGTAAAAGGAAAAGCGGAGGGTAAGTTAGTTAACAGGATTGCTTTAGAACAAATTGAAAGTTAA
- a CDS encoding 16S rRNA (uracil(1498)-N(3))-methyltransferase translates to MVNVTSKKSIDPITRLFLSPDCFESSTAVGDKEDAHYVKNVLRGKVGDDIIVLDGSGKEYFGVIENLDNKMIKISLTKNIEENREPEVDIILAQGMCKKDKWELILQKTTELGVRAIQPFYSENTVVHHKSEKELNKKLSRWEKILKNASEQSNRQMIPEVRTPLGFTEMLQKYSQINSVGKKIIFNEHESQNSLEQVYSSFSGGAIFLVVGPEGGFSKEEIDKAIDNDFISAGLGPRILRTETAAVIVTAITLFQLGEMGG, encoded by the coding sequence GTGGTTAACGTTACTTCTAAAAAAAGCATAGATCCAATTACTAGACTGTTCTTGTCTCCTGATTGCTTTGAAAGTAGTACTGCTGTTGGAGATAAAGAAGATGCTCATTATGTAAAGAATGTTTTACGAGGAAAAGTTGGAGATGACATAATTGTTTTGGACGGGTCTGGTAAGGAATACTTCGGTGTGATCGAGAATTTGGATAACAAAATGATAAAAATAAGTTTAACTAAAAATATAGAAGAGAATAGAGAGCCTGAAGTTGATATAATTTTGGCCCAAGGAATGTGCAAAAAAGACAAATGGGAACTTATCTTACAAAAAACAACAGAATTAGGTGTGAGGGCAATCCAACCTTTCTACAGTGAAAATACAGTTGTGCATCACAAATCAGAAAAAGAATTAAATAAAAAGCTCTCTCGCTGGGAAAAAATACTAAAAAATGCTTCAGAACAGTCTAATAGGCAAATGATACCAGAGGTTAGAACACCTCTGGGTTTTACTGAGATGCTGCAAAAATATTCTCAAATCAACTCTGTGGGAAAAAAGATTATCTTTAATGAGCATGAAAGTCAAAACAGCCTTGAACAGGTATATTCTAGTTTTAGTGGAGGGGCAATATTTTTGGTTGTTGGACCTGAAGGCGGTTTCTCAAAAGAGGAGATAGATAAAGCTATAGATAACGACTTTATTTCGGCAGGGCTTGGGCCCAGGATATTAAGGACTGAAACAGCAGCTGTTATTGTTACGGCAATTACATTGTTTCAGTTGGGTGAAATGGGAGGGTAG
- a CDS encoding histidine triad nucleotide-binding protein has translation MAKDCLFCKIVNKEIDSDIVYEDDKVIVFKDINPKEPVHLLIVPKVHRESIMDLKKEDAELISHMVFVAQEIAKKYNIDDKEKGFNLLNNYGKEGGQEIDHLHVHFLAKSKPST, from the coding sequence TTGGCGAAAGACTGCCTGTTTTGTAAGATAGTAAATAAAGAAATTGATAGTGATATAGTATATGAAGATGACAAGGTAATTGTTTTTAAAGATATTAATCCGAAAGAGCCGGTACATTTATTAATTGTACCTAAGGTCCACCGAGAAAGTATAATGGATTTAAAGAAAGAAGATGCAGAGCTTATTTCCCATATGGTGTTTGTAGCTCAAGAAATAGCCAAAAAGTATAATATTGATGATAAAGAGAAAGGGTTTAACTTGTTGAACAACTATGGTAAAGAAGGTGGACAAGAGATAGATCATCTCCATGTTCACTTTTTAGCAAAAAGCAAGCCTTCGACATAA
- the mtaB gene encoding tRNA (N(6)-L-threonylcarbamoyladenosine(37)-C(2))-methylthiotransferase MtaB, with translation MQITPKVAFYTLGCKVNQYDTQSLRDMFLNEGYQIVDFDEYADIYIINTCVVTHIAERKSRQNIRKAKKKNPLSTVAVVGCYPQTFPEKVKELGEVDVFLGTEDRKTIMNLIKKVKKEDTKEDIINNEIIDSSNVKRKFNKYDSVYDDVGINNFDLQKEQKSRHFLKVQEGCERYCSYCIVPYARGKIKSRPITSVLKEAKEAVNSGFKEIVLTGSNLGAYGDESFYKPDLVDLIRALTSLNFDFRVRLSSIEPMEISQELINELSTNPKICPHLHIPLQSADDQILKKMNRPYTGKDFKKLIFNIKELIPDISLTTDVIVGFPGENKKHFERTKAFIKKIGFMDLHVFKYSVREKTPAANYADQVQHELKEKRSAELIKLSKELKFEYQKRFLGRNLKALIETREGNYYSGLTENYLKVYLHQNEIDKNGYVKGEFCDIKLYLINDKVIAKIIK, from the coding sequence TTGCAAATAACTCCAAAAGTGGCTTTTTATACCCTTGGCTGCAAAGTTAATCAATATGATACACAGTCATTAAGAGATATGTTTTTGAATGAAGGATACCAGATAGTTGACTTTGATGAATATGCTGACATATATATTATAAATACCTGTGTAGTAACCCACATAGCTGAGAGAAAATCTAGGCAAAATATAAGAAAGGCTAAGAAAAAAAATCCACTTTCTACAGTTGCTGTAGTTGGCTGTTATCCTCAAACTTTTCCTGAGAAGGTAAAAGAGTTAGGTGAAGTGGACGTTTTTTTGGGGACTGAAGATAGAAAAACAATAATGAATTTAATAAAAAAAGTCAAAAAAGAAGATACAAAAGAAGACATAATAAATAATGAGATAATAGATAGCTCTAATGTGAAAAGAAAATTTAATAAATATGACAGTGTTTATGATGATGTAGGGATTAATAATTTTGATCTTCAAAAAGAACAAAAAAGCCGTCACTTTCTAAAGGTACAGGAAGGATGTGAAAGATACTGCTCTTACTGTATCGTACCCTATGCCAGGGGCAAAATCAAAAGTAGACCTATTACTTCGGTGTTAAAAGAAGCAAAAGAAGCAGTTAATAGTGGTTTTAAAGAGATTGTTCTTACAGGGAGCAATTTGGGAGCATATGGTGATGAATCTTTTTACAAACCTGATCTGGTTGATTTGATTCGGGCATTAACTTCATTAAATTTTGACTTTAGAGTTAGGCTTAGTTCAATTGAGCCAATGGAAATAAGTCAGGAATTAATTAATGAATTAAGCACAAATCCCAAAATTTGTCCTCACTTACACATACCCTTACAAAGCGCAGATGATCAAATATTAAAAAAAATGAACAGGCCCTACACTGGCAAAGATTTCAAAAAATTGATCTTTAATATAAAAGAATTGATACCTGATATTAGTTTGACTACTGATGTAATTGTTGGTTTTCCTGGTGAAAATAAAAAGCACTTCGAAAGGACAAAAGCTTTTATCAAAAAAATAGGTTTTATGGACCTTCATGTATTTAAATATTCTGTACGTGAGAAAACACCGGCAGCAAACTATGCCGATCAAGTTCAGCACGAATTAAAGGAAAAAAGAAGCGCAGAATTAATTAAACTATCAAAGGAGTTAAAATTTGAATATCAAAAAAGATTTTTGGGCAGGAATCTAAAAGCCTTAATTGAGACTAGAGAAGGTAATTATTATTCAGGATTAACTGAAAATTATTTAAAAGTTTATCTTCATCAAAATGAAATAGATAAAAACGGGTATGTAAAAGGAGAATTCTGTGATATAAAGCTTTACTTAATTAATGATAAAGTGATAGCTAAAATAATTAAATAA
- the dnaK gene encoding molecular chaperone DnaK, which translates to MSKTIGIDLGTTNSCFAVMEGGESAIIPNAEGNRTTPSVVGFSDEGERFVGEVAKRQAITSPDRTIASIKRHMGTDHKEKIGDKEYTPQEISAFILQKIKQDAESYLGDEVKKAVITVPAYFSDSQRQATKDAGRIAGLEVERIINEPTAAALAYGLDKEDEDQTILVFDLGGGTFDVSILELGDGVFEVKATSGNNKLGGDDFDQKIIDYLADEFKKENGIDLREDKMSLQRLKEAAEQAKVELSSVTQTTINLPFITATNEGPKHLNKEITRAKFDELTSDLIEKTMEPTRQAMKDAGLKPESIDRVILVGGSTRIPAVQNAIKEYIGKDPHKGINPDEVVARGAAIQAGVLSGDVKDVLLLDVTPLSLGIETLGGVFTKLIERNTTIPTSKAKTFSTAADNQTSVEIHVLQGEREMAQYNKSLGRFILDGIPPAPRGVPQIEVTFDIDANGILNVSAKDKGTGKEQKITVEATSGLEEDDIEEMVKEAEKHAEEDKKKRELAEAKNEAETLAYSTEKTLKDLEGKIDENKKKEVEDAVQKVRDVIGEEEPDLEKINSAKEELTNHFHELSQQLYQEQAETGDVAGDAGAGPEGSGEDENVMNADYEVVDEDEEDDKKGDSKSE; encoded by the coding sequence ATGAGTAAGACTATTGGAATTGATCTTGGAACAACCAACTCCTGCTTTGCAGTTATGGAAGGTGGAGAATCAGCCATAATACCTAATGCAGAAGGTAATAGAACAACTCCGTCTGTAGTAGGTTTTTCTGATGAAGGGGAAAGATTTGTTGGTGAGGTAGCCAAAAGGCAGGCTATAACAAGTCCAGATAGAACAATTGCTTCTATAAAAAGACATATGGGTACTGACCACAAAGAGAAAATTGGAGACAAAGAGTATACTCCACAGGAGATTAGTGCTTTTATCCTTCAAAAGATAAAGCAGGATGCAGAAAGCTACTTAGGAGATGAAGTCAAAAAAGCTGTTATCACAGTACCGGCATATTTTTCTGATAGTCAGCGCCAGGCTACAAAAGATGCTGGAAGGATTGCCGGCCTAGAAGTTGAAAGGATTATTAACGAGCCAACTGCAGCAGCACTTGCCTATGGACTTGATAAAGAAGATGAAGACCAGACAATTCTGGTATTTGACCTTGGTGGAGGTACTTTTGACGTATCCATCTTGGAGCTAGGCGACGGTGTGTTTGAAGTTAAAGCTACCAGTGGAAACAACAAGCTAGGTGGAGATGATTTTGACCAAAAGATAATTGATTATCTAGCTGATGAATTTAAGAAGGAAAATGGAATAGACTTAAGAGAAGACAAAATGAGCCTTCAGAGATTAAAAGAAGCTGCTGAGCAGGCAAAAGTCGAACTGTCAAGTGTTACCCAGACAACTATAAACCTGCCATTTATAACGGCTACAAATGAAGGTCCTAAGCACCTAAATAAGGAAATAACAAGGGCTAAATTTGATGAACTAACAAGTGACTTGATTGAGAAAACTATGGAGCCAACCCGTCAGGCTATGAAGGATGCCGGGCTAAAGCCAGAAAGTATTGATAGAGTGATTTTGGTTGGAGGATCAACCAGGATTCCTGCAGTTCAAAATGCTATAAAGGAATACATCGGCAAAGATCCTCATAAAGGTATTAACCCTGACGAAGTTGTTGCAAGAGGGGCAGCTATTCAGGCAGGAGTTCTAAGTGGAGACGTTAAAGATGTGCTGCTTCTAGATGTAACTCCGCTATCTCTTGGAATAGAGACCTTAGGAGGAGTATTTACCAAGTTAATAGAGAGAAACACTACTATTCCTACTAGCAAGGCGAAAACATTCAGTACTGCAGCAGATAACCAGACAAGTGTTGAGATACACGTCCTGCAGGGAGAACGTGAAATGGCTCAATATAATAAATCTCTTGGTAGGTTTATCTTAGATGGTATTCCGCCAGCACCAAGAGGAGTGCCTCAGATTGAGGTTACCTTTGATATTGATGCCAATGGAATTCTTAATGTAAGTGCAAAAGACAAAGGAACCGGAAAAGAGCAAAAGATTACAGTTGAAGCTACAAGTGGCCTAGAAGAAGATGACATCGAAGAAATGGTAAAAGAAGCAGAAAAACATGCAGAAGAGGACAAGAAGAAGAGGGAGTTAGCTGAAGCCAAAAATGAAGCAGAAACCCTTGCATACAGTACTGAGAAGACCTTAAAAGACCTTGAAGGAAAGATTGATGAGAACAAGAAAAAAGAAGTGGAAGATGCTGTGCAAAAAGTTAGAGATGTTATAGGCGAAGAAGAGCCAGATCTAGAAAAAATAAACAGTGCCAAAGAAGAACTTACAAATCATTTCCACGAGTTAAGCCAGCAGTTATATCAGGAGCAGGCAGAGACTGGTGATGTGGCAGGAGATGCAGGAGCTGGCCCAGAAGGCTCCGGAGAAGATGAAAATGTAATGAACGCAGATTATGAAGTAGTAGATGAGGACGAGGAAGATGATAAAAAAGGAGATAGTAAGAGTGAATAA